In one window of Onychomys torridus chromosome 5, mOncTor1.1, whole genome shotgun sequence DNA:
- the LOC118584499 gene encoding chymotrypsinogen B-like, with amino-acid sequence MAFLWLLSCFALVGATFGCGVPAIQPVLTGLSRIVNGEDAIPGSWPWQVSLQDKTGFHFCGGSLISEDWVVTAAHCGVSTSHVVVAGEFDQGSDEENVQVLKIAKVFKNPKFNIFTVGNDITLLKLATPAQFSDTVSAVCLPSADDDFPAGTMCATTGWGKTKYNALKTPEKLQQAALPIVSTAECKEFWGSKITDVMICAGASGVSSCMGDSGGPLVCQKDGAWTLAGIVSWGSGVCSTSTPAVYARVTALMPWVQQILEAN; translated from the exons ATGGCATTCCTTTGGCTCCTGTCCTGCTTTGCCCTTGTGGGGGCCACCTTTG GCTGTGGGGTCCCTGCCATCCAACCTGTGCTGACGGGTCTGTCCAGGATCGTCAATGGAGAGGATGCTATCCCTGGCTCCTGGCCCTGGCAGGTGTCCCTGCAG gaCAAAACTGGCTTTCACTTCTGCGGGGGCTCCCTCATCAGTGAAGACTGGGTGGTCACTGCTGCCCACTGTGGGGTCTC GACATCTCATGTGGTGGTTGCCGGCGAGTTTGACCAGGGCTCTGATGAGGAGAACGTCCAGGTTCTGAAGATCGCCAAG GTTTTCAAGAACCCCAAGTTCAATATATTCACTGTGGGCAATGACATCACCCTGCTGAAGCTGGCCACTCCTGCCCAGTTCTCTGACACCGTGTCTGCCGTGTGTTTGCCCAGTGCTGATGATGACTTCCCTGCTGGGacaatgtgtgccaccaccggctgGGGCAAGACTAAGTACAACG CCCTCAAGACCCCTGAGAAGCTGCAGCAGGCAGCCCTGCCCATTGTGTCCACCGCTGAGTGCAaggagttctggggatccaagaTCACCGATGTGATGATCTGCGCAGGCGCCAGTGGTGTCTCCTCCTGCATG GGTGACTCTGGTGGCCCTCTGGTCTGCCAGAAGGATGGAGCCTGGACCCTGGCAGGCATTGTGTCCTGGGGCAGTGGCGTCTGCTCCACCTCCACTCCTGCCGTGTATGCCCGAGTCACAGCCCTCATGCCCTGGGTTCAGCAGATCTTGGAAGCCAACTGA
- the LOC118584744 gene encoding chymotrypsinogen B has protein sequence MAFLWLLSCFALVGATFGCGVPAIQPVLTGLSRIVNGEDAIPGSWPWQVSLQDKTGFHFCGGSLISEDWVVTAAHCGVSTSHVVVAGEFDQGSDEENVQVLKIAKVFKNPKFNMFTVRNDITLLKLATPAQFSDTVSAVCLPSADDDFPAGTMCATTGWGKTKHNALKTPEKLQQAALPIVSTAECKEFWGSKITDVMICAGASGVSSCMGDSGGPLVCQKDGAWTLAGIVSWGSGVCSTSTPAVYARVTALMPWVQQILEAN, from the exons ATGGCATTCCTTTGGCTCCTGTCCTGCTTTGCCCTTGTGGGGGCCACCTTTG GCTGTGGGGTCCCTGCCATCCAACCTGTGCTGACGGGTCTGTCCAGGATCGTCAATGGAGAGGATGCTATCCCTGGCTCCTGGCCCTGGCAGGTGTCCCTGCAG gaCAAAACTGGCTTTCACTTCTGCGGGGGCTCCCTCATCAGTGAAGACTGGGTGGTCACTGCTGCCCACTGTGGGGTCtc GACATCTCATGTGGTGGTTGCCGGTGAGTTTGACCAGGGCTCTGATGAGGAGAACGTCCAGGTTCTGAAGATCGCCAAG GTTTTCAAGAACCCCAAGTTCAATATGTTCACTGTGCGCAATGACATCACCCTGCTGAAGCTGGCCACTCCTGCCCAGTTCTCTGACACCGTGTCTGCCGTGTGTTTGCCCAGTGCTGATGATGACTTCCCTGCTGGGacaatgtgtgccaccaccggctgGGGCAAGACTAAGCACAACG CCCTCAAGACCCCTGAGAAGCTGCAGCAGGCAGCCCTGCCCATTGTGTCCACCGCTGAGTGCAaggagttctggggatccaagaTCACCGATGTGATGATCTGCGCAGGCGCCAGTGGTGTCTCCTCCTGCATG GGTGACTCTGGTGGCCCTCTGGTCTGCCAGAAGGATGGAGCCTGGACCCTGGCAGGCATTGTGTCCTGGGGCAGTGGCGTCTGCTCCACCTCCACTCCTGCCGTGTATGCCCGAGTCACAGCCCTCATGCCCTGGGTTCAGCAGATCTTGGAAGCCAACTGA